From Streptomyces sp. GSL17-111, one genomic window encodes:
- a CDS encoding phosphoglycerate kinase encodes MKTIDELVTEGVAGKRVFVRADLNVPLAGDTITDDGRIRAAVPTILKLAGAGARVVVASHLGRPKGAPEARFSLAPVARRLGELLAGSGGGAVTFAADTVGDSAKATVAALGDGEVTLLENLRFNPGETSKDDAERAAFADELAALADAYVGDGFGAVHRKHASVYDLPARLPHAAGGLVATEVGVLKQLTDDVKRPYAVVLGGAKVSDKLAVIEQLLERADRILIGGGMAYTFLKAQGHDVGNSLLQEDQVPAVRGYLERAKERGVEFVLPVDVLAADTFPDLATKAPAHPVTVAADAIPAHQQGLDIGPESQKLYAAKLADAATVFWNGPMGVFEHPDFAGGTRAIAQALTDSPAFTVVGGGDSAAAVRTLGFADDAFGHISTGGGASLEYLEGKTLPGLAALED; translated from the coding sequence ATGAAGACGATCGACGAACTCGTCACCGAAGGGGTCGCCGGGAAGCGGGTCTTCGTCCGCGCCGACCTCAACGTCCCGCTCGCGGGGGACACCATCACCGACGACGGCCGCATCCGCGCCGCCGTGCCGACGATCCTTAAGCTCGCCGGCGCCGGCGCGCGGGTGGTCGTCGCCTCGCACCTGGGCCGGCCGAAGGGCGCGCCCGAGGCGCGCTTCTCCCTCGCCCCCGTCGCGCGGCGGCTGGGCGAACTGCTGGCCGGCTCCGGCGGGGGCGCGGTGACGTTCGCCGCCGACACCGTGGGGGACAGCGCGAAGGCCACCGTCGCCGCTCTGGGCGACGGCGAGGTCACGCTGCTGGAGAACCTCCGCTTCAACCCCGGCGAGACGAGCAAGGACGACGCCGAGCGCGCCGCCTTCGCCGACGAACTGGCCGCCCTCGCCGACGCCTACGTGGGCGACGGCTTCGGCGCCGTGCACCGCAAGCACGCCTCCGTCTACGACCTGCCCGCACGGCTGCCGCACGCCGCCGGAGGGCTGGTCGCCACCGAGGTCGGGGTGCTGAAGCAGCTGACCGACGACGTCAAGCGGCCCTACGCGGTCGTCCTCGGCGGCGCGAAGGTCTCCGACAAGCTCGCCGTCATCGAGCAGCTGCTGGAGAGGGCCGACCGCATCCTGATCGGCGGCGGCATGGCCTACACCTTCCTCAAGGCGCAGGGCCACGACGTGGGCAACTCGCTGCTCCAGGAGGACCAGGTCCCGGCCGTCCGCGGCTACCTGGAGCGGGCGAAGGAGCGCGGGGTGGAGTTCGTCCTCCCCGTGGACGTCCTGGCCGCCGACACCTTCCCGGACCTGGCGACGAAGGCACCCGCGCACCCGGTGACGGTCGCCGCCGACGCCATCCCCGCGCACCAGCAGGGGCTGGACATCGGCCCCGAGTCGCAGAAGCTGTACGCGGCGAAGCTCGCCGACGCCGCCACCGTCTTCTGGAACGGGCCCATGGGCGTCTTCGAGCACCCGGACTTCGCCGGGGGCACCCGGGCCATCGCCCAGGCGCTCACCGACAGCCCGGCCTTCACGGTCGTCGGCGGTGGTGACAGCGCCGCGGCCGTGCGCACACTCGGCTTCGCCGACGACGCCTTCGGCCACATCTCGACCGGTGGCGGCGCCAGCCTCGAATACCTCGAGGGCAAGACGCTCCCCGGCCTCGCCGCACTGGAGGACTGA
- the tpiA gene encoding triose-phosphate isomerase codes for MSSRTPIMAGNWKMNLNHLEAIAHVQKLAFALSDKDYDGVDVAVLPPFTDLRSVQTLVDGDKLKITYGAQDISAHDSGAYTGEVGGPMLAKLKCSYAVVGHSERRQYHHEDDALCNAKVKAAFKHGLTPILCVGEGLDVRKAGHHVQHTLAQLDGALDDVPAADAETLVIAYEPVWAIGTGEVATPEDAQEVCHAIRGRLGELYDTELADKVRIQYGGSVKSGNVAAIMAQPDVDGALIGGASLDVDEFVKIVRFRDQ; via the coding sequence ATGAGTTCCCGCACGCCCATCATGGCGGGCAACTGGAAGATGAACCTCAACCACCTTGAGGCCATCGCGCACGTCCAGAAGCTCGCCTTCGCCCTCTCGGACAAGGACTACGACGGCGTCGACGTCGCCGTCCTGCCGCCCTTCACCGACCTGCGCTCCGTGCAGACCCTGGTCGACGGCGACAAGCTGAAGATCACCTACGGCGCCCAGGACATCTCCGCGCACGACTCCGGCGCCTACACCGGCGAGGTCGGCGGCCCGATGCTGGCGAAGCTGAAGTGCAGCTACGCCGTCGTGGGCCACTCCGAGCGGCGGCAGTACCACCACGAGGACGACGCCCTGTGCAACGCGAAGGTCAAGGCGGCCTTCAAGCACGGCCTCACCCCGATCCTGTGCGTCGGTGAGGGCCTGGACGTCCGCAAGGCCGGTCACCACGTCCAGCACACCCTCGCGCAGCTCGACGGCGCCCTCGACGACGTCCCCGCCGCCGACGCGGAGACCCTCGTCATCGCCTACGAGCCGGTGTGGGCCATCGGTACCGGCGAGGTCGCCACACCGGAGGACGCGCAGGAGGTCTGCCACGCGATCCGGGGACGTCTCGGCGAGCTGTACGACACCGAGCTGGCGGACAAGGTCCGCATCCAGTACGGCGGCTCGGTCAAGTCCGGCAACGTCGCCGCGATCATGGCGCAGCCGGACGTGGACGGCGCGCTCATCGGCGGCGCCTCCCTGGACGTGGACGAGTTCGTCAAGATCGTCCGCTTCCGCGACCAGTAG
- the secG gene encoding preprotein translocase subunit SecG — MGLSIALLVFSALLMLLVLMHKGKGGGLSDMFGGGMQSSVGGSSVAERNLDRITIVVGIIWFAIIIALGIMMKSS, encoded by the coding sequence CTGGGTCTGTCGATCGCCCTGCTCGTCTTCAGCGCGCTGCTGATGCTGCTGGTGCTGATGCACAAGGGCAAGGGCGGCGGCCTCTCCGACATGTTCGGCGGCGGCATGCAGTCCTCCGTCGGCGGCTCCTCGGTGGCCGAGCGCAACCTGGACCGCATCACCATCGTGGTCGGGATCATCTGGTTCGCGATCATCATCGCCCTCGGCATCATGATGAAGTCCTCCTGA
- a CDS encoding RNA polymerase-binding protein RbpA — translation MAGGNAIRGSRVGAGPMGEAERGESAPRLRISFWCSNGHETKPSFASDAQVPDTWDCPRCGFPAGTDQDNPPDPPRTEPYKTHLAYVRERRSDADGEAILAEALAKLRGEI, via the coding sequence GTGGCAGGTGGCAACGCGATCCGGGGCAGCCGGGTCGGGGCGGGGCCGATGGGCGAGGCCGAGCGCGGTGAGTCCGCGCCGCGCCTGCGCATCTCCTTCTGGTGCTCCAACGGACACGAGACCAAGCCGAGCTTCGCCAGCGACGCGCAGGTCCCCGACACCTGGGACTGCCCGCGCTGCGGCTTCCCGGCCGGCACGGACCAGGACAACCCCCCGGACCCGCCGCGTACGGAGCCGTACAAGACGCACCTGGCCTACGTGCGCGAACGCCGGTCCGACGCGGACGGCGAGGCCATCCTCGCCGAGGCCCTCGCCAAGCTCCGGGGCGAGATCTAG
- the pgi gene encoding glucose-6-phosphate isomerase: protein MNAAGATFGGRLDRLPEWAALAEHRERLGDVGLRELFDADPGRGERYRVQVGDLHLDYGKHLVTDETLTLLRALAEATGVGALRDAMFRGERINTTEDRAVLHTALRAPRDAVIETGGRDVVPAVHAVLDRMSAFAEQVRSGAWTGHTGRRIRTVVNIGIGGSDLGPAMAYEVLRPYTARELDFRFVSNVDGADLHEALRDLDPAETLFIVASKTFTTIETITNARAARDWLLRGLDAGGEAVARHFVAVSTNADEVAAFGIDTANMFEFWDWVGGRYSYDSAIGLSLMIAVGPERFREMLDGFHLVDEHFRTAPPEENAPLLMGLLGVWYGAFFDAQAHAVLPYSHYLGRFTAYLQQLDMESNGKSVDREGRPVTWQTGPVVWGTPGTNGQHAYFQLLHQGTKLVPADLIGFAEPVAELGPLRDQHDLLMANLFAQGQALAFGKTAEEVRAEGVAEEQVPHRTFPGNRPTTTILATALTPSVLGQLIALYEHKVFVQGAVWNIDSFDQWGVELGKVLAKRIEPALTEGADVPGLDASTSSLVARYRALRGR, encoded by the coding sequence ATGAATGCAGCAGGCGCAACGTTCGGCGGACGACTGGACCGCTTGCCGGAATGGGCCGCACTGGCCGAGCACCGCGAGCGGCTGGGGGACGTGGGGCTGCGGGAGCTGTTCGACGCCGACCCCGGGCGCGGTGAGCGGTACCGGGTCCAGGTCGGCGATCTCCACCTCGACTACGGCAAGCACCTCGTCACCGACGAGACACTGACGCTGCTCCGCGCCCTCGCGGAGGCCACCGGCGTCGGTGCGCTGCGGGACGCCATGTTCCGCGGCGAGAGGATCAACACCACGGAGGACCGCGCGGTCCTGCACACGGCGCTGCGCGCACCGCGCGACGCCGTCATCGAGACCGGCGGCCGGGACGTCGTCCCGGCGGTGCACGCCGTGCTCGACCGCATGAGCGCCTTCGCCGAACAGGTCCGTTCGGGGGCCTGGACGGGGCACACCGGCCGCCGCATCCGCACGGTCGTCAACATCGGGATCGGCGGCTCCGACCTCGGTCCGGCGATGGCCTACGAGGTCCTGCGCCCCTACACCGCCCGCGAGCTGGACTTCCGGTTCGTCTCCAACGTGGACGGCGCCGACCTGCACGAGGCCCTGCGGGACCTCGACCCGGCCGAGACGCTGTTCATCGTCGCGTCGAAGACCTTCACGACCATCGAGACCATCACCAACGCCCGCGCGGCCCGCGACTGGCTGCTGCGCGGGCTGGACGCGGGCGGCGAGGCCGTCGCCCGGCACTTCGTGGCCGTCTCGACGAACGCCGACGAGGTGGCGGCGTTCGGCATCGACACGGCCAACATGTTCGAGTTCTGGGACTGGGTCGGCGGCCGGTACTCCTACGACTCGGCCATCGGCCTGTCACTGATGATCGCGGTCGGTCCGGAGCGGTTCCGGGAGATGCTCGACGGCTTCCACCTCGTCGACGAGCACTTCCGCACCGCGCCGCCCGAGGAGAACGCCCCGCTGCTCATGGGCCTGCTCGGCGTCTGGTACGGCGCCTTCTTCGACGCCCAGGCGCACGCGGTGCTGCCGTACTCGCACTACCTGGGCCGCTTCACCGCCTACCTCCAGCAGCTCGACATGGAGTCCAACGGCAAGTCCGTGGACCGCGAGGGCCGGCCGGTGACCTGGCAGACCGGTCCGGTGGTGTGGGGCACGCCCGGCACCAACGGGCAGCACGCCTACTTCCAGCTGCTGCACCAGGGCACGAAGCTCGTCCCCGCCGACCTCATCGGGTTCGCGGAGCCCGTCGCCGAGCTCGGCCCCCTGCGCGACCAGCACGACCTCCTCATGGCGAACCTCTTCGCCCAGGGACAGGCGCTGGCGTTCGGCAAGACGGCCGAGGAGGTGCGCGCCGAGGGCGTCGCCGAGGAGCAGGTGCCGCACCGGACGTTCCCCGGCAACCGGCCCACGACCACCATCCTGGCCACCGCCCTCACCCCCTCCGTGCTCGGCCAGCTCATCGCGCTGTACGAGCACAAGGTCTTCGTGCAGGGCGCGGTGTGGAACATCGACTCCTTCGACCAGTGGGGCGTCGAGCTGGGCAAGGTGCTGGCCAAGCGCATCGAGCCGGCCCTGACGGAGGGCGCCGACGTGCCGGGGCTGGACGCCTCCACCTCGTCGCTCGTGGCCCGGTACCGGGCGCTGCGCGGACGCTGA
- a CDS encoding COX15/CtaA family protein, which translates to MLKAARNPLAYVASRWTPTQRTLQRATLTAVVMSVVIVVTGGAVRLTGSGLGCDTWPKCTGDSLIATQEMGLHGAIEFGNRMLTYVLCAAVGWAIVAARSTEPRRRGLTRLAWTQFFIVVANAVLGGITVLTGLNPYSVAGHFLLATALITVTVVTWHRAREGDGPPRPLVGPRVRQLGAALLVASGVLIVAGTVVTGAGPHAGDSSDVPRIPLDWDSVTRVHAAAAWLVVALTLALWAFLRVVDAPDGPRARTRDLTVVLASQIVVGYAQYLTDVPELLVAVHLLGSTLVWIAVLRVVLSLRERGTAPAVAAPPEAADRTTARPEAPVPSA; encoded by the coding sequence ATGCTCAAAGCCGCGCGTAACCCCCTCGCGTACGTCGCCAGCCGCTGGACGCCCACCCAGCGCACCCTCCAGCGGGCCACCCTCACCGCGGTGGTCATGAGCGTCGTCATCGTCGTCACCGGCGGCGCCGTCCGCCTGACGGGCTCCGGGCTGGGCTGCGACACGTGGCCCAAGTGCACCGGCGACAGCCTCATCGCCACCCAGGAGATGGGTCTGCACGGCGCCATCGAGTTCGGCAACCGCATGCTGACCTACGTCCTGTGCGCCGCCGTCGGCTGGGCGATCGTCGCCGCCCGCAGCACCGAGCCGCGCCGCCGGGGCCTCACCCGGCTGGCCTGGACGCAGTTCTTCATCGTCGTGGCCAACGCGGTGCTCGGCGGCATCACCGTGCTCACCGGGCTGAACCCCTACTCCGTCGCGGGGCACTTCCTGCTGGCCACCGCGCTGATCACCGTCACGGTCGTCACCTGGCACCGGGCCCGGGAGGGCGACGGCCCGCCGCGTCCGCTCGTCGGCCCCCGGGTCCGGCAGCTCGGGGCCGCGCTCCTGGTGGCCTCGGGGGTGCTGATCGTGGCCGGCACGGTCGTCACCGGCGCCGGTCCGCACGCCGGTGACAGCAGCGACGTGCCCCGCATCCCGCTGGACTGGGACTCCGTGACCCGGGTGCACGCGGCGGCCGCCTGGCTCGTCGTCGCCCTGACGCTGGCCCTGTGGGCGTTCCTGCGGGTCGTGGACGCCCCCGACGGGCCCCGGGCCCGCACCCGTGACCTCACGGTCGTGCTCGCCTCGCAGATCGTCGTCGGCTACGCGCAGTACCTGACGGACGTGCCGGAACTGCTCGTCGCCGTGCACCTGCTCGGCTCGACCCTGGTGTGGATCGCCGTCCTGCGCGTCGTGCTCTCCCTGCGCGAGCGCGGCACGGCACCGGCGGTGGCCGCGCCCCCCGAGGCGGCGGACCGGACCACTGCCAGGCCCGAGGCTCCGGTCCCCAGCGCATAG
- a CDS encoding heme o synthase: MTAVESRPAGSIAPAPGGETQSGPPVMARVKAFVALTKPRIIELLLTTTIPVMFLAAQGVPDLLLVLWTCVGGYLSAGGANALNMYIDRDIDALMTRTAQRPLVTGLVSPREGLVFGLTLAVGSTLWFGLLVNWLSAALSLGALLFYVVVYTMLLKRRTAQNIVWGGIAGCMPVLIGWSSVTNEVSWAAVVLFLVIFFWTPPHYWPLSMKVKDDYARVGVPMLPVVASNRVVARQIVWYSWVMVAVSLALYPLGYVGWFYTAVALAAGGWWLWEAHSLQSRAKAGVTGTKLKEMRLFHWSITYVTILFAAVAIDPFLR; this comes from the coding sequence GTGACGGCCGTCGAATCCCGTCCCGCGGGGAGTATCGCGCCTGCCCCCGGCGGCGAGACGCAGTCGGGCCCGCCGGTCATGGCGCGGGTGAAGGCGTTCGTGGCCCTCACCAAGCCCCGCATCATCGAGCTGCTGCTCACCACCACCATTCCGGTGATGTTCCTGGCGGCGCAGGGCGTTCCCGACCTGCTGCTCGTGCTGTGGACCTGTGTCGGCGGCTACCTGTCGGCCGGTGGGGCGAACGCCCTGAACATGTACATCGACCGGGACATCGACGCCCTGATGACCCGCACCGCGCAGCGGCCGCTCGTCACCGGCCTGGTCTCCCCCCGCGAGGGGCTGGTCTTCGGCCTGACGCTCGCCGTCGGCTCGACGCTGTGGTTCGGCCTGCTGGTCAACTGGCTCTCGGCCGCACTCTCCCTGGGCGCTCTCCTCTTCTACGTCGTCGTCTACACGATGCTGCTCAAGCGGCGTACCGCGCAGAACATCGTGTGGGGCGGGATCGCGGGCTGCATGCCCGTCCTGATCGGCTGGTCGTCGGTCACGAACGAGGTCAGCTGGGCGGCCGTCGTGCTGTTCCTCGTCATCTTCTTCTGGACGCCGCCGCACTACTGGCCGCTGTCGATGAAGGTCAAGGACGACTACGCGCGGGTGGGCGTGCCGATGCTGCCCGTCGTCGCGTCGAACCGCGTCGTGGCCCGGCAGATCGTCTGGTACAGCTGGGTCATGGTGGCCGTGTCGCTGGCCCTGTACCCCCTGGGGTACGTGGGCTGGTTCTACACGGCCGTCGCCCTGGCCGCCGGCGGCTGGTGGCTGTGGGAGGCCCACTCCCTCCAGTCCCGCGCGAAGGCCGGCGTCACGGGGACCAAGCTCAAGGAGATGCGGCTGTTCCACTGGTCGATCACCTACGTGACGATCCTCTTCGCCGCCGTCGCCATCGACCCCTTCCTGCGCTGA
- the tkt gene encoding transketolase, with product MSTKPTTTEADTFAWTELDQRAVDTVRVLAMDAVQKVGNGHPGTAMSLAPAAYVLFQKLMRHDPADSHWTGRDRFVLSVGHSSLTLYIQLYLAGYGLELEDLKAFRTWESKTPGHPEVHHTVGVETTTGPLGQGIGNAVGMAMAARYERGLYDPEAPEGTSPFDHTIWVLCGDGDLQEGVAAEASSLAGHQKLGNLVMLWDDNHISIEGDTETAVSEDTLKRYEAYGWHVQRVEQAANGDLDPEGLYEALKAAREETSRPSLIAARSIIAWPAPNAQNTEASHGSALGAEEVAATKRVLGFDPEADFAVEDAVLAHTRQALERGSAAQAAWRERLDAWRAANPERATTWERIRDRQLPKDWREALPTFEPGKDVATRKASGAVLKALGEVLPELWGGSADLAGSNNTTIAETSFLPIGNKLPGADPYGRTVHFGIREHAMGSVMNGVALHGNTRIYGGTFLVFSDYMRPAVRLAALMKTPVTYVWTHDSIGLGEDGPTHQPVEHLSALRAIPGLNMVRPADANETATVWAEIMERHAIHPAPHGLALTRQNVPTYEPNPDAAKGGYVLLEAEGGSPDVLLIATGSEVQLAVEAREQLAARGVRARVVSMPCVEWFEEQDQEWKDAVLPPAVRARVSVEAGVAQSWYRYLGDAGRAVSLEHFGASADYKTLYREFGLTSEAVAAAAHESIEAAAR from the coding sequence GTGAGCACCAAGCCGACCACCACAGAAGCCGACACATTCGCATGGACGGAGCTGGACCAGCGGGCCGTGGACACCGTACGGGTCCTGGCGATGGACGCCGTCCAGAAGGTGGGCAACGGCCACCCGGGCACGGCGATGAGCCTGGCCCCGGCGGCTTACGTCCTGTTCCAGAAGCTGATGCGGCACGACCCCGCCGACTCGCACTGGACGGGCCGCGACCGCTTCGTTCTCTCCGTCGGGCACTCCAGCCTGACGCTCTACATCCAGCTCTACCTGGCCGGGTACGGCCTGGAGCTGGAGGACCTCAAGGCCTTCCGCACCTGGGAGAGCAAGACCCCGGGCCACCCGGAGGTGCACCACACTGTCGGCGTCGAGACGACGACGGGTCCGCTCGGCCAGGGCATCGGCAACGCCGTCGGCATGGCCATGGCCGCCCGCTACGAGCGCGGCCTGTACGACCCGGAGGCGCCCGAGGGCACCTCCCCGTTCGACCACACGATCTGGGTCCTGTGCGGTGACGGCGACCTCCAGGAGGGCGTGGCCGCCGAGGCCTCCTCGCTGGCCGGGCACCAGAAGCTCGGCAACCTCGTGATGCTGTGGGACGACAACCACATCTCCATCGAGGGCGACACCGAGACGGCCGTCTCCGAGGACACCCTGAAGCGGTACGAGGCCTACGGCTGGCACGTCCAGCGCGTCGAGCAGGCCGCGAACGGCGACCTCGACCCCGAGGGCCTGTACGAGGCGCTGAAGGCGGCCCGGGAGGAGACCTCCCGCCCCTCGCTCATCGCCGCCCGCTCGATCATCGCCTGGCCCGCGCCGAACGCGCAGAACACCGAGGCCTCGCACGGCTCGGCGCTCGGCGCCGAGGAGGTCGCCGCCACCAAGCGCGTCCTCGGTTTCGACCCCGAGGCCGACTTCGCCGTCGAGGACGCCGTCCTCGCGCACACCCGGCAGGCCCTGGAGCGGGGCAGTGCGGCCCAGGCCGCCTGGCGGGAGCGGCTGGACGCCTGGCGCGCGGCGAACCCCGAACGTGCCACCACCTGGGAGCGCATCCGCGACCGGCAGCTGCCCAAGGACTGGCGCGAGGCCCTGCCGACGTTCGAGCCGGGCAAGGACGTGGCCACCCGCAAGGCGTCCGGTGCCGTGCTCAAGGCCCTCGGTGAGGTGCTGCCGGAGCTGTGGGGCGGTTCCGCCGACCTCGCCGGGTCGAACAACACCACGATCGCCGAGACCTCGTTCCTCCCGATCGGCAACAAGCTGCCCGGCGCCGACCCGTACGGCCGCACCGTGCACTTCGGCATCCGCGAGCACGCCATGGGCTCGGTCATGAACGGTGTCGCCCTGCACGGCAACACGCGCATCTACGGCGGCACGTTCCTGGTGTTCTCCGACTACATGCGGCCCGCCGTGCGGCTCGCGGCGCTGATGAAGACGCCGGTCACCTACGTCTGGACGCACGACTCGATCGGTCTGGGCGAGGACGGCCCCACGCACCAGCCCGTCGAGCACCTCTCCGCGCTGCGGGCCATCCCCGGCCTCAACATGGTCCGGCCCGCCGACGCCAACGAGACGGCGACGGTGTGGGCCGAGATCATGGAGCGGCACGCGATCCACCCCGCGCCGCACGGCCTCGCCCTCACCCGGCAGAACGTGCCCACCTACGAGCCGAACCCCGACGCGGCCAAGGGCGGCTACGTCCTGCTGGAGGCCGAGGGCGGCAGCCCGGACGTCCTCCTCATCGCGACGGGTTCCGAGGTGCAGCTCGCCGTCGAGGCGCGCGAACAGCTGGCCGCGCGGGGCGTGCGGGCCCGCGTCGTCTCCATGCCGTGCGTGGAGTGGTTCGAGGAGCAGGACCAGGAGTGGAAGGACGCGGTGCTGCCCCCGGCCGTCCGGGCCCGAGTGAGCGTCGAGGCGGGCGTGGCCCAGTCCTGGTACCGATACCTCGGGGACGCCGGCCGAGCGGTGTCGCTGGAGCACTTCGGTGCCTCCGCCGACTACAAGACGCTCTACCGCGAGTTCGGCCTCACCAGTGAGGCGGTGGCGGCCGCCGCCCACGAGTCCATCGAAGCCGCAGCGCGCTGA
- the tal gene encoding transaldolase yields the protein MTDALKRLSDEGVAIWLDDLSRERITSGGLAELIDQQHVVGVTTNPSIFQKAISQGEGYEQQLTDLAARRVSVEEALRMITTADVRDAADILRPVYEATGGRDGRVSIEVDPRLAHHTRPTVAEARQLAWLVDRPNTLIKIPASLAGLPAITETIATGISVNVTLIFSLERYRQVMDAYLTGLERADAKGLDISRIHSVASFFVSRVDSEIDKRLDALGTEEATALRGKAALANARLAHQAYEEVIASDRWKALEAKNANVQRPLWASTGVKDPAYPDTLYVTELVAPHTVNTMPEPTLDATADHGKITGDTVRGTYEQARADLDAIEALGISYDEVVRLLEDEGVEKFEKSWTDLLTSTEAELKRLAPKEA from the coding sequence ATGACAGACGCACTCAAGCGCCTCTCCGACGAGGGCGTCGCGATCTGGCTGGACGACCTGTCGCGCGAGCGCATCACGTCCGGCGGCCTCGCCGAGCTGATCGACCAGCAGCACGTCGTCGGCGTCACGACCAACCCGTCGATCTTCCAGAAGGCGATCTCCCAGGGCGAGGGGTACGAGCAGCAGCTCACGGACCTCGCCGCCCGCCGCGTCTCCGTCGAGGAGGCGCTGCGGATGATCACCACCGCCGACGTGCGGGACGCGGCGGACATCCTCCGTCCCGTGTACGAGGCGACCGGCGGCCGGGACGGCCGGGTCTCCATCGAGGTCGACCCCCGGCTGGCCCACCACACCCGGCCGACCGTCGCCGAGGCGCGGCAGCTCGCCTGGCTCGTCGACCGGCCCAACACCCTGATCAAGATCCCCGCCAGCCTGGCCGGGCTCCCCGCGATCACCGAGACCATCGCCACCGGCATCAGCGTCAACGTCACGCTGATCTTCTCGCTGGAGCGCTACCGCCAGGTGATGGACGCCTACCTGACGGGGCTGGAGCGGGCCGACGCGAAGGGTCTGGACATCTCCCGGATCCACTCGGTGGCGTCGTTCTTCGTCTCCCGCGTGGACAGCGAGATCGACAAGCGGCTCGACGCGCTGGGGACGGAGGAGGCCACGGCGCTGCGCGGCAAGGCCGCCCTCGCCAACGCCCGGCTGGCCCACCAGGCGTACGAGGAGGTCATCGCCTCCGACCGGTGGAAGGCGCTGGAGGCCAAGAACGCCAACGTGCAGCGTCCCCTGTGGGCCTCCACCGGTGTGAAGGACCCGGCCTACCCGGACACCCTCTACGTCACCGAGCTGGTCGCGCCCCACACCGTCAACACGATGCCGGAGCCCACCCTGGACGCCACGGCGGACCACGGGAAGATCACCGGTGACACCGTACGCGGCACCTACGAGCAGGCGCGCGCGGACCTGGACGCCATCGAGGCACTCGGCATCTCCTACGACGAGGTCGTGCGGCTGCTGGAGGACGAGGGCGTCGAGAAGTTCGAGAAGTCCTGGACGGACCTGCTCACCTCCACCGAAGCCGAGCTCAAGCGTCTCGCCCCGAAGGAGGCGTAA